From Natrinema sp. CBA1119:
ATCGGTCCGGCGCACCTCCCGAATCGGCGTTACTCGCCTCGCGGTGTAGTTCGCGGTTCGTCGCGCAGCCGGGACAGGCATGGACCACGTCCCGATTATCACCGGATATGCGCGCAAACCGTCTCGAAACCTGATTCCCGCAGTTTTGACACCGCGGGGCCGATGAATCCGTGGTCGTGGTCGGCGTCCACTGTGCCGGATCGGTGCTCATCGCAGATCGCCCCCGTAGACCGTCGCGATGACCGCAAGCCCGAGTCGGCGGGCGGCTTGGTGTGAGCAGGTGGGGAGTCGGGTCAGGCGGATCATTGGTGGGCCTCCGTGGTCGAGTCCGTGCTGTCTCTATCGGCCCTACAATCCGGGCAGCCAGTGCATCTATCGCACCTGATGATTGCTCCGCACTCGGAGCACTTCCCCATAAGATTCCCGTGCGAGTGTCCAGGCCGTTCGGTGCCGTTCGGGGACTGACCGCCGTCGGCGCGAACCGCACGCCCCACGATCTCGTCCGCGCGGCCCCACTGTTCGTGACAGTCCGCACAGAACAGACACTCGCCTTCGTCGGTCGTCTCGTAGCGCTCGAGGGTGACCGATCGGTCGCTCTGTCCACAGTAGAAACACCGGTCGGCGTCGGTGAACACGTCCTGTTCGGCCGCGTCCTGCCAAACCGTCGTGTCGCTCGGTCCCCACTGGTAGGCCTCGCTGACCGGGAGTAGCGTCACCGGCTTTCCGGCGAGCCACTGTTCGACCGCATTGGGCTCGAGAGTCGTGCCGCCGACGTACCGCGAGAGCCGATGCTCGCCGCCGTAGTCGGCCGCTCGCCACTCGCCGTCGGTGTAACGGACCCAGCGCCAGCCGTGTACGTTGCCCTCTGCACAGACGCCGGGATTCTCGCGGAGGTAGTCCATGAGGTCGCGGGCGATTGATTCGTGGGTGGGTTCGGGTTCATCGAACGAAAGGCCAGTCGTGGCTTGCCACTCCGGTTCGTCTTCGCCCCCATCGGTCGCGACTTCCCGCTCGTCCTCGTCCGGTTCGCCGACGTAGCAGGCGATACTCGCGTTTTCCGGGTCGCCGGCCCACACGTTCAGACAGTCGTCGCAGTCGTAGTAGCCGGCGCGTTCTTCGCGGAACGTCGATCCGCCACAGACCGGGCAGCCCTCGTTCTTGAGGTCGACGCCGTCGTACTCTGGCGGGACGGGCGTTCCGGCGTGGTCGACGGGCTGATCGTCCGTCTCGAGTGTTGGGAACGCCACGTCGTCGGGATCGATCCCCGCCGTCTCGAGGTCCGCGGCGTCGGCGTTCGCGAGCGTCTCATTCACCGCGCTGGAGTGCCCGGAGTCGTCCCGCGTCTCGCCGTCTCGGAGTTCCACACGCGAGCCGTCGGCGTCGTAGGCCCGCGACGTGGTCCCGTATTTCTGTTCGGCCGCACACTGCTGGCAGATCCCCGAATCGGTCTGATTCGGACAGCCGGATTCGGCGCACTCGGTCGACATTACGCGAGCACCCCGATTTGGGCGAGTGCGTACATATTGATCGCCGCCGCGCCGAACCACGGGACGGCCAGACACACCGGGATGATCGATCGGTGGTCGCGCTCGAGGAGCGGTCGCACGGCGAGCCCGACGCCCACCGCGCCGGCTTTCATCGCCAGGAATCCGCTGAGTCCGTGTGCGAGCGCCCCGCGTGCGAGTGGATTCGATTCGACGAGGCCCGCTTCGAGGCCGACCTGCGTGGTGAGCGCGTCGGCGGCGGTCGCCACCGCGACGAGTGCCCAGAGGCCGTGTTCGCGGGTTAATTGTGGGACCGGGATCTCGAGGGTGACCGTTCTGGTTCGGATCATTGGATCGAGCCCTCCGAGTGGTCAGTTTCCGTTACTTGTAAGAAATATAAATATAAAGGGATATAATGATACGGTAACACATGCCCCATTATCGGCGGTTTATAACCGTGAGTGATAGAGTAATGGGATGCCCTGGCAGTCCACTGCGTGCGACATCCAAGGACGTCTCTGACAAGACCCAGGGAAACAGGTACTCTTCCCCTGGCGTATCTGTGAGACGGTTTCAAACCGTCTTTTCTGACATCAAACTGCCTGCTTGTCTGCACAGTGCCATCGCTCGAGTTATCGAGATCATTCGTTCGGACCCCTCGAGAAGTAGCCGGCTGGAGTGTCCGATGCAGACGCTGGAATATAGCGGTCAATAGATGAATGGAGACAACATGGTGTCTCCTAGTTCGATTTAAGCCAGAATTGGTCCATCTGTCACCTGTACCGATGACTGCATTGCAAGACCGTCCGACAACTGTCGCTATTTGTGAAGATTGTGGGGATCCAATAGCTTCGCGGGAACTACCAGATGGAGTATTTCTCCCAATCGGAACTGGGAAGGAATGCCCTTGTGGCTGTACCGATTTTCGTCGGTTTGGTTGATCAGTGCCACCCATCGACACCCCGCCGTCGGTCACGAGTTCGTGGTCTTCGACAGGCGCGGTCGTGACGGTCTCGCTCTCGCCCGTTTCCACTTCGACCTCGCGGAGTTGGTGTTCGGTCGTCGTCTTCCAATGGACGTAGTTCGTCCCGCAGCCGAGACAGACGATCGCCTCGCGGTTCTGGTACTGGAGATCGCCCTCGCAGTCCGGGCAGGTCGTGGCCGTGCCGTCCTCGAAGACGGTGACACCGCCGTCGGCTCGAAGCTCGTCGTCTTCGAACACCTCCGGATAGTACGCCGGATTCCACCGTTCCATCGGGTGCTCGGTGACGTGGTGCTCTTCGATGTGCGCCTGTGCGATCTCGTCGTCGCAGTGGACGCACTCGACTGACGGGACGGCTTCGAAGTAGACCGTTGGGTCTTCCCCATCCAGATCTTGCGGGTAGTAGCCGTAGTGACCCTCTCCGGAAACGTCGCCCTCGCACGTCGCTCCGATGAGTCGGACCCGGACGGGCGTTCCATCGGGCAGGTAGACGATCGGTGCGCTGTCGGTGTCGCTCATCGACTGACCGCCGTCGGCCATCACCCGCTTCGGTTCCTCCTCGGTTTCGAGAGGTCGGTAGCCCCGGCGCTGTTTCCCGTCGTCGAATCCCCACGTCGGTTCGATTTTGTCGCGTTTGGCGAGTCGGCGGAGGTATTCGGCCGCCGTCGACGCGGAGATCGGGAGGCCCGCGGCCACCGCTTCGGGGGCGACCGCGCCGCCGCCGAGCGTGTTGCCGTTTTCCTGGCACTCAGCGACGCGGGCGATGAGTTCCTCGTTCGTGACTTGTCGCTCGGGCATTACGAATCGGCCCCGTTACTCGCGGCCAGCGTCGGCGCTCGCTTGTCGATCGATTCGACCGCCACCGGATCGGTGTCGTTGATCGGACGCGACGCGACCTCGCCGAGTGTCAGCGGGATCGGCTCTGCCGTGCGCTCGTCGTCCTCGTCGTCGAAGGATCGGCAGAGGAACGGCTCGTCGGCCGCTGGTTGGGACGGGAAGATGAACTCCGTTCCGTCGGCGCGCTCGAGTTCGAGTACCTGTCCGGCCTCGAGTCCGCGCACGTCCGGGTGGACGTCGTCGGGTTCGTCGGACCCCTTCGGTTCGGGTGCGGGTTCTGACTGGTTCGATTCGGTGACGGTGCCGCCGTCCGTTGCGGTGGCCGGCGTGGTCTCGGGTTCGGGAATCGGTTCGGTTCCGGCCAGCTCGCGCTCGCGTTTATCGAGATGTGCCATTACCTCGCGGCGACCCCAGTTCTCGGCTTCGATTCGCTGCCACGCTTTGATGTGCGCGAGGTCGTCGAGATCTTTGATGCGTGCGTGAGCCAGCGCGAGCGGGTGGTCGTCGTGTGGGTCGTTCTGGTCGACTGCGAGATATCTGGCAGGATCTTCGCCGAACTCGGCTTTGACCTCGGGGTAGGTCGGCCGGTCAGAGGTTCCGGCGTGACGACCGTTCATTGGCGGGCGGCCTCCTCTATAAGCTGGTCGTAGTTTCGGTCGTAGCCCGCGGTCGCCTCGAGATCGACGTTGATTCCG
This genomic window contains:
- a CDS encoding DUF5658 family protein, with translation MIRTRTVTLEIPVPQLTREHGLWALVAVATAADALTTQVGLEAGLVESNPLARGALAHGLSGFLAMKAGAVGVGLAVRPLLERDHRSIIPVCLAVPWFGAAAINMYALAQIGVLA